The following coding sequences are from one Sesamum indicum cultivar Zhongzhi No. 13 linkage group LG11, S_indicum_v1.0, whole genome shotgun sequence window:
- the LOC105173293 gene encoding cell number regulator 6-like gives MAEGTYVKLNEDHHSGQNITPGELNEAIDVDKLHARICEQCGQVLPPSYIPPADEDWATGIFGFCEDADSCLTGFFCPCVQFGRNVAALNDDISSERACIGHAVCIEGGIAAAAATAAFQGMIDPDTVCLLTEGLLFAWWVCAIYTGMGRQLLQRRYHLKDSPCDPCLVHCCLHWCAICQEHREMQHHLSDFSTSEDTVVSPPETQQMNAAAEKRENVSSSDQGDAPNNLQLQPV, from the exons aTGGCGGAGGGGACATACGTGAAGCTAAATGAGGATCATCATTCCGGGCAGAACATCACTCCTGGTGAGCTCAATGAAGCAATTGATGTCGATAAG TTGCATGCTCGAATATGTGAGCAATGTGGACAAGTTTTACCGCCAAGCTACATTCCGCCTGCAGACGAAGATTGGGCTACTGggatttttggtttttgcGAGGATGCCGATAGTT GCCTAACCGGGTTCTTTTGCCCTTGTGTACAATTCGGACGCAACGTTGCGGCCTTGAACGATGACATCTCTTCAGAAAGAGCATGCATAGGTCATGCGGTATGCATCGAAGGTGGCATTGCAGCTGCTGCAGCAACAGCAGCATTTCAGGGCATGATTGACCCCGACACGGTGTGTCTTCTCACCGAGGGGTTGCTGTTTGCTTGGTGGGTGTGTGCTATCTACACCGGCATGGGCCGGCAGTTGTTGCAGAGAAGATACCATTTGAAG GATTCGCCTTGCGATCCATGCCTGGTGCACTGCTGCCTCCACTGGTGCGCCATATGCCAAGAACACAGAGAGATGCAGCATCACCTGTCGGATTTCAGCACGTCGGAGGACACGGTCGTAAGCCCCCCAGAGACTCAGCAGATGAATGCTGCTGCCGAGAAACGCGAGAATGTATCATCTTCCGACCAAGGCGACGCCCCCAACAACTTACAGCTGCAGCCTGTGTGA